Genomic segment of Globicephala melas chromosome 7, mGloMel1.2, whole genome shotgun sequence:
CGCTGAAGAGGAAAGTTATGAAATGGCTAGTAACTCTGATTTCAACCCTCCAGCGACGTAAGGACCACAATTCCTACACTGTTCTACCATCCGCCCTTCCTTCCTCCGGCCGCTTCTCCTCATCTCCATGTCCCCTCTTTACCTGCGAGCCCACAGCAGGGCACTGCCCTTCATGCACCCCCCTGACTACCTCCAACAAGGGCCTCCATCCATGGGCACAGCAAGGGGACAGAGTTGGGGGCATCTCCACTCTGCCCGACCCGGACACCCCCCCCCTCCGGTGCCCTGCCCCGTCCGAGTCACATGGCAAAGCAGAGACATTGGGAGTGTCCCTGCCTGGCAAGGGGCTGGCCTGTCATTGGGCATGTGTCCTTCGGAAGCACCACTGAAGCTCTCTTCCCTGAGACCACTGGGCCCGTACACAGCTTTGCAGATGTGCAGCCGTTCAGCCAGCGCCCTGACGGCAGAGATTGGAGGGTGTGACAGCTGCGTTGGGAGGCCAGAGACGGACCGGCCTTCCTCACTTTCCTGGGCGGGAGTGCTGATGAGTTGTGCTGGGCGGGGACAGGAAGAGTGGCACGCAGGAAGGCCGTGTGGTCCAGGTCAGGCCACATGGCATCACCTGCCCCGGGACTGTCTCCTGGCCTCTCCGCTGGCAGCTGCTCATCCACGTActgcctggggtgggtggggggcaggagggggccagGATTCTTCTCAGACTTGCTCCCCCTTCAGGGCCCATGCCACCCCCAGGCCCACTCCACCATGCCCCCTACTCCTACAACCCTCACCTCCGGACATCCCGCTCAGGTACCCACGTCATTTGGGACCTGGCTCCGGGCTGCTGTGCACCTGGTCCCACCCCCTCCCTATACAGTTCATCATTGGGACCCAGAGCTGCTGACCACATGTTTACCCGGGGGGCCTTGGGAGCCGGTAGgactgggctggggcctggggtcaCTCTCAACTCCACGGTCTCACCTCCATCCACTGAAGCCCCTCTCCGAGCCTGGGCGCCCTCAAGGGTTCCGCATGGCAAATCTGAAGATCCCCCTCTACCATTCCAAGCACGGTCAACTATTCCAGTGAGAGAAATGGAGTGAGGGCGCTGCAACGTCAGCGTTTTACTCAGTGGAGAACGAGAGCCTTTGGTATCCCCTATTCTGCTGTTCGAGTCATCAACCCTCCCCGGCTCTTCCCCGGGGATCCTGAAGCCCGTGGCTCCACTGTTAGCATCTACTTGTCTGGGTGCCACCTGCCCTGCAGCCCCTCGGCCCTGGATAAACCTCCCCTTGTCACTCCTGCACAGCCCCACTGTGCCCTGCTGGAGAAAGTCCCAGCATCGTGTGGGCTGACACCGCCACAGAATCCCCAACCTCCAGATCCTGCCTGGGGAACCTCCCAGGTTCCCCAACACACTCTCACGTTCCTCCTCATACTGCCTTCTCGCTATCAGAGAAAACCAAGACCCGCCTCTGAGAGCGTCCTATCTTCTCATCCCAACCCCTATGGAGTCAACCTCCGTCAtgttctctcccacctcccccatcaGTCCTCCTCTGTTTCCAAGGGACagtccccttccttctctctccctgcctgctgcttccccatctcctccatcaACCATCCCCTCTCCTGCTGTGTAGGCaacagaggagagggagagaaggggatggGTAGGAaaagtatctctttttttttttcacacacacacactgtattttttttttttttgcagtacgcgggcctctcactgctgtggcctctccctctgcggagcacaggctcctgacgcgcaggctcagcagccatgactcacgggcccaggcgctccgcggcacgtgggatcttcccagactggggcatgaacccgcgtcccctgcatcggcaggcggactctcaaccacttcgccaccagggaagccctgtattttatttttacaagaggtAAGtgaactgacaccaagcattgtaaatggatgaccacaacagaagcagcaatgattgcaattaccaaacacgaaacacactcatactatgtcatgatattgacattcagtccagggatcctccactgtaacagctcctttactttgcagtgaaaattgatttgtatattttttgcctctgagtccttgtgggattttttttttaattcaaacagaaagtcacaaaaattataatcatcctcatcagttcactcagtaattaattgttttttcatcttgatcttttgttagcacttttatgaattcatcagttttccattagagttctgagaatacttattcattcagttcagcagtatactcagttaccagaaacctgtacttgtcagagtctggAAGAGTATCTTGTGCTTAGAGCCGATGGGACTTGTTCATGAACTGGATGTCGGGATGAGGGGAAAGTTGAGGATATCTTCTCCACTCAAAGTCCCCCAGACAACTCAAGTTCAAggtgtccaaaactgaactcgtACTGTAAGCTCAGATACTTCAcctgtcttatttcactttatACCTTAAAAGCACCAGTTCAAAACCACGAACAAAATTTGAACTCATCTTCCCTCTTAAACTCTCCCCTCTTCATCTCCCCTCTCCATCTCTCGCCTCCCTTTGCTCTCTCAGAGAATGGCATCTACCCGATTGCCAAACCCAGCCCTCCTTAACCCCCAATGTCTAATAAGTCCCCACATCTCAGGAATAAGCGACTTCACCGACAGCTCTCCAATCTGACCGTTCTCAGCACCTGCCCTGCCCGGTTCAGACCACGCTCCCTTCTCACCTGGATCACTACAGTTTCTTCCTGCCGGGACCTTCCATCCCCACCCGTGTCCTCCATGCTAGACATCGCAGTCAGAGTTCACTTTCTAAAACACAGATCCAGTCATGTCGTCCTCTTCCTAAACTCCTTCCTTGACTCTTGAGAGCGTTTGGTCTTAAAATCCTTCATCAAGACACCCAAGGTCCTTCCTGGTGGGCCCTCCTCGCCCTGCACCTCCCATACCATAGGCAACCTCAGCCATCGGCAGGTCTCCACGTTTATTGTGTAGCTCATGCTGGCCCCTCTGTCTGAACCCCACCACACATGCGccagcgcgcgcgcgcacacacacacacacacacacacacacacacacaacacgccTTTCCCCGAATTCCTATTTCCTCTTACAGTTCTGTCCTTACGTGCCTCCTGAGACAATTGTTCTCCTAATTGCACCAGGCATACCTCCGTTGTACGGCTGCTTCCCTTTACTAGAATGTCAGCCCCTTCAGGACAGGGACCATCATCTTTTTCACCTTCATATCCTAAAACCCTAACACTGAGCCCAGGATACAGTAGTAATTGCCTGTAGGCAGCACTTATCATACAACAGAAATGAGTTTATATTCTCAAAGCAATTCTTTGAGAGAGACATTATCTCAACATTTAAGGATGAAAACAAATGAGGTTCAGAGGTGAGAAATGTGTCCAGAGTCACATGTCACAAGCAGCAGCCTCCAGATTCTGTTCCAAGGCTGCCTCACCTCCTCCAAGCCCATGCTCCCAACTCTCCCATCACAGGTAGCCAGTATTCCAGACACATCTGACAAATGCGGTCGCTACAGCGGTGATTCTCCACATTCGGAAGGCATGAGAACAGGCAACCTAGGATAGGTCCCGTGGTGCGCAAGTTCAACAAGCATCCCCAGTTGACGCATTCTGGACTCTGGGACCACCTCTTAAGCAAATGACGCTTTGAGACAGTGTAAACTCAGTTTCCCATGCTGCCACACAGTGGCAGTAGAGCCGCAGTGTTTGTCCACGGCCCGTCCTAAACTAAAATTTAAACAGTTCCAGAAGGCGAGCCATCAGCTTGACATCGTCAAGATCCCTGCCCAGCCAACCATCATCCCACATGGGTGCAATTAAGCTTTGCCTCAGAAAAGGTTTCTAGGTCACAGTATACATCAGTCAGTGCGGTTCCTGTAGCCAGAGCCACAGCAGAAGTACTGATCACATACCCGGAAAATCCACCTCTTCAGAGGGCTTAGAGTACAAGAAGGCTGCAGGCAAGCGACATGGAAATGGGCAGGGAGACTGTGGCATCCTCAGGAGTACGCtgcaaaaatattacagaaaGGACTCAAGTGAGTTAGCAACCTTGGGGCATGGGGGTTGGCATGAGGGCTGACCCCAGCAGTGGCCCCATGATAATAGCCCCTTTCATTTGGTACACTCCTGTCGTTCTCAAAGCACATTCACATCTATTGTCTCACATTAATAATCACCCTGTTATCAATTGGGTGATATATCAACCCTGTTGAGGCTGAAATCATCCCCAttaaacagatgaggaaaactgaggctcagcggcGAGTAACCTACCTCCAGGGCAATGGAATAGTAAGGgacagaattcaaacccaggtgttCCGACTTCAGTATTCATTGCCTTACTCCTTGGCTTTGCACTAGAACCTTAATCAATCAATTAatgttaggagaaaaaaaaagaaagaaaaaacgcCTGCAGTCCACTCCAGACCAATGAGATCAGAATTCCTGATGGTGGGGCATCAGCGTCAGCATGAAAATTGTTTTTAGTGCCCCAGTCAATTCAAATGTTAGCCAAGTTGAAAAGCACTGCCCTTGCTGGGAAAGGCAGCACAGCTGCCCCACCCAGGACAGCAGCCACCGGCTGCCGACTACGGCTGAGGGGATAGGAGAGGGACGGTGGGAATACCCATCAGTAGACAAAAGGAAATTCGTGTAGGGACTGGTGACCCCCAGGCTGCAGATCCAACCAGCGCCCAAAGCCCTCCAGGCTCTCCCCGAGCACCCGCCCTGCTTCCGCCCACAGGGGGCAGTGTAACTCAGGGCTGAGCAGCACCCCCTCTCTGGAGTTAGGGGCCCCAGCCCTGGGCGGTGGAGGTGGGGCACTTCCAGGgaccatttcctcatctgtgaagtggagcTAATAATAGCACCTCATTTGTGGATTCATGACCATTAACTGAATTAATGTACTTCCGGAGCGGCCAGCCACTAGCTACTGGCCCAGCCTAGATACTCTGAAAGGGGATGTCTGCTTTGGGGGACCTGCTTTTCTTCTTCAAGGAGTGAAACTCATCTCACCCCTGGTCCAGGCCCCAGGtatccctctgcctctcctgagATGCTAAATGGACGGTCAGGAGGGAGGTGGACCAGGCAGAGCTGCCTCCGGTCCCCTCCTCCATGGCAGGAAGGGGTCAGATGCTACAGAAGAGGGGTGGCACCGTGAAACATGGGGCCAATGGGGCCGTGTGTGGACAGTGGGTCTGAAAGCACTGCACACTCCTTCCCCCATGCCCCCCCCCCGCAAAGTGAGGAGCCCCCTGGAATTGGCCAGGGCTGAAGGGGCCAACAGAACCAAGCGGGCAGAGCTCTCACACAGAACTGTGCTTCAGACCCACATCTGTGCCTCGTTCCCTAGTCCCTCCGCATTGGTCAACACGTGCTATTCTGGGGCCAGACAACTCCTCAGGCCCATCGGCGAGCAGGCCTGGATTCTCAGAGGTCACAACAGCCCCACTCCTTTTCCTTGGGGGCTGAGTAGATGTCTCCCCCTGGGCAAGGGAGTTCTCCTTGTTTCCctgctccctttcttcctctgcagTGTCTTCTGattgtgagagagagaaagagacacgGGCTCCACCCTTCCTCCCCCAGGGCCCACCCAAGGGCGGGAAGGTCGCTAGAGCCTCAGCTGGGAGTCCAGACTCCTAGGGCTGCAGTGGAGGCTTCCACCTGGATTCAGGACTTTTGAGTTTCCATAGCCCCTCTTCCTACCCCATCCATCTCATTGCTGTGTTATGAATGGAAAACCGAGACCATGCCTGTCCCACTTTCCCGTGAGTCCAGTCaaggctggagggaaggaggctggTGAGCCTCGAGATCTCTTTCCCACGGGGGCCCCAAAGACTCAGGCAAAAGACACGTGCttgatttttccttcctttaatcTTAAGCAAAAGAGACACAGgggttcaaaaataaaaatttcttttttccctctcccaAACCTTTACCCCAGCTCCGCACTGCAACCACCCGCTTCCTGCCCAGCAGGGACTCGAGGAGGGAGGGTGCAGGCATCTccagctggggagggggaaggcggggagtgggggggttagggggggcgggggggtgtgcTGAGCTCGGTGCTGGTCTCTTTCCAAATATAAATACACGTGTCAGAACTCCTGGAAaatcctccctccacccaccacgCAAGCGCTCTCCTTGCTCTGCCAGCtttggagaggggtggggggcggtgccAGGCACCGGCGGCTGGCTGTAGGTTTACTGCATCCTCTGGGTGTGTAGCCCGCGAGCCCCCTGCTGCTCGTTGTAGAAGAGATGACACTCGGGGTCCCCCCGGATGGTTGGGGCCCCCTGGATCAGCTTCCCGGTGTTGGGGTTCACACACCAGCACTCCCCACGCTGCCCGTTCAGAGACATCTTGcactgaggagagagaagaggacatAGAGGACACCCCGATAAAACGGAGGTCCCACCAAAATGCAGGCTCCGTTCATGAGGTCTGGGTGTGCCTGCAATTCTGCATGGCTAATAAGCTCCAACATGACTCACGCTGGTGCTGCTGGCCCAGGGACGTGCTCTGGCTATCAGCAAGGCTGCTGGGGATGCCTCGCGATGGAAAGACTCAGCCCCCATCCACGGGGAGGTCCCATCCAGCCAGGGACCCAGTGTACTGGAGTTCACTCGTAGTGTGAGGCGGAAAACGCACATGAAAGTCAGCGTTAGCTCGGGTCCTATTATGTGCTGGGCGTGGCGTGAGCAGTCATATACACTGCTCATTTACACTTCATATCTAACAtacgctcttttttttttttttttttttttttttgtggtacgcgggcctctcactgttgtggcctcttccattgcggagcacaggttccggacgcgcaggctcagtggccatggctcatgggcccagctgctccgcggcatgcgggatcttcccagcccggggcacgaacccgtgtcccctgcatcggcaggcgaactctcaaccactgcgccaccagggaagcccctaacatacactcatttaatcctctcaaccaCCTTGTGAAGTAGGTACCATTACTTTACCATTTTAAGGACGATCGGAAGGAAGTCCAGGTgggttcagtaacttgcccaacatcacagagctagtaagagCCACAGCTGAGATGCCAAGCCAGGCATTCCCCTCCCAGGATCCCTGATCTTACCCATGAGCCAATTCCTCTTGCAAATCCCCGTTTACCCATAAGCTTCAGTAGAAAAGAAGATcactatttcttcttttgaacTCCAAACGAAGTAGCTGGCTACATCTAGAGGGCAGGTGTACGAACCAATAGCTTTTAACGCTAGACTGCTATTTCAAAGGGCAAGATGCCTGGGCTGTGAAGGAGATGGGGAAGtgagacccccacccccaccccgggggaTCAGCAGAGCCCCGTACCCCATCTCCTGGCTCTGCACACCCACCCTTTAAAAGTCAGTTCTGACTTCCCACTaggaccaccaggggagcctcTGAAAAATCTGGTGCCCAGAAAGCACCCTAGACTCACAAAATCTGGATCTCTGGGGGTGAGCCCCAGGCATCTGTATTCTTTAAAGCTCCCTAGAGAAGCCCAGTGTGCAGCTGGGCTCAGACCCTCTGCTGGAGAACAGAATGGCCGGTGGAGTCCACACCATCTCAATCCTTCTCTCTGCCTTACATGAAATGCACACAGACTTTTTCTCCCTATACCAGGGATGAGCTGGAGGAAGTGAGCAGTGCACTAGGTGAAAGGACAACTGACCATGTTAAACAGCCACTAACAATCATCACTACAAACTCTATGTGGTTAGGTGaacaatattaataataaggGGAAATACGCATACACAGAatggaaaggggaggaaaaaggACTCCCGGGTGTTTCACTTacactttctacattttctctaaTGTACTGATAACACTGTTCTGTTAACCGTTTCTAGAAATATTTCAAGTGGCGTTTCTCCACCCGATTCTCCATTCCCTGAGATACTTGAAAACCAGAGAGTCTACTTGGTCAACAATGGTTTAAATCAGTGATTCTGGAAATGCCGTCCACGGATCATCTGCGTCCTCTGAGAGCTGGTTAGAAACGCGAACTCTCAGATCCCGCTCGACcgtctgaatgacagtctctgggGACGAGGTCCCAGAATCACCTGCAGGTGATTCTAACGCTCAATAAAATCAAGAAGCACTGGTGTGAGGCGCTATTTGTCCTCCAAGAGGCTCCCTCCTATCCTGGACACCAGGCGCTGCTGGCAGGTAAGCTGGGTACATGGAGTCAGGCTCTGACAAGCCTGAAGCCAAGAAGAGAAGCCCCGCCCCTGCCTTCCCTGGCCTGGCAGCTGGCATCCCCTCCCCTCTTGGCTGGCATCGCCACCCGCCTCCTCACAGAAGACTAGGTCTCCCGCTCAGAGGCTTACAGGTGATGGGGCAAGAACAAGACACACCCAGGGTCCGGGGCCAAGGAGATCCTCGCTCACCTGTTTGAGGTTGTACAGGCCATGCTTGTCACAGTTGGGGATGTGCAAGGAGTAGAGGTGCTCCAGGGGCCCCCGCTCGTCGGGAAGGCGCATGGTGGAGATCCGTTCCAGCACCTGGTCCAGTTCCTGCTGGCAGGGGGTCTGTGGGCACAGGCACGCAGAGAGGATGCTTAAGAGTGGGAACAGGCCCGTGATTCTTCTGAAGggactttcccaaggccacacagctagctaGTGGCACCAGGAACTTCTGACACCCAGCCCAGCAATCTACCTACCATATGGTTATGCTCCACCGCACCCCTAAAGAAAGCCACCTGCATATGAGtattccctcctctcctccatctGTGTCAACGGCTTTCAGGGGTCAAAATGGGAGCTACTTGCAAATACTGAATTCAAGTGGCTGCCTCTGGAGTATCTCTACACCCACCCGGTGGCCCAACCTCCATTCCCTTCCGTCAACCCAACCAGGGCCTAGACAGCAAAGCTGAGCTGGAAAGAAGAAGTGGGGTAGCTGAGTGAGGGCAGCTGCAACGCGAGTGGGCAACCTCGAGCGGATCCATCTATATCTCTAGCATCCATTGCTTTGCCTGTGTCCCAAAGCCAAGCAGAAACGTGGAGATTTTAGAAGGGACTTCAAGAACCCGTATGCAGAGCCCATTTCACAGTCAAAGATACTGAGCTCCCCCCACAAAGAGAAATTGATCAACCTGAAGGTCCCTGAATATGTCAGTGGCAGAATCAGAAAGGGAAGTGCTTTGCCCGCAGGCACACAGGACATGGATCTCATCGGGGGGCCCACATCCCCGCTTGCTGGGACACTCCCTTTACACGtcctcccacccctccaaccAGACCCGACCCGTTCTGACCCTGGCAGGTGGCGGCCGCAGCTTCTTGGGCTCCTCCAGGCCGAGGTGATGTTTGCCACCCTTGCCCATCTGCCGGTGCTGTTCCGTGACCTTCTCCCGGAACACGGCCAGCTCCTTCATGCCCGACTTGAGGGGCTTCCGGCcagcaccacctccacctcccaacAAGTTCATGTTCCCGTCCACGTGGTTCTCGACCAGGCCTCCCTCAGAGTGGTCCTCGCCATTGtctgcagagagagggagggaggaagagctgCAGGTCCAGTTTCCAGAGAGGTGGGCCCTCCAGGGACTATCTGGACCCCTGATAATGACAAGGAAGGAGATGACTAACATCTAAGCAGTGGTGCTAAGGGACTTATGTGGATGATCCATTTCGGTTTCACAGCAATGACGAGCACAACTAGTAACGTCCCCCAACTTCTAGACAGAGAAGCTGAGGCTCACGGAGGTCAATTTCTTGACCAAGATCACAATCCAGGATCTGAACGCAGGCTCTCTGACTCCAGAAAGATGCCTGGGTCACCTACTCTGCTCTGCCTCCACCCCAGGAGGTCAAGGGGGAGGATGCACGTGGGGGAGCAGAGGGGCACAAACGAAGGATGACCATGTAGGCAAGGCTCTCACCGGGGAACGGGGAACGTCCACCACTCTTCCTTGAAAGACCTCTGAGATTCACCCACCAATAACTCCCCCCCCCGTTTAAAGTCTTCATGATGTCTGGTCGGAAAAGGCATGGATCGGATGAGCTTTTAAAACTCATGCCGCAGAGATCACTGGGCCGTGCTGTGTCTGGCAGGGAAGTGAGGTGGAGAGCCGCGCTGACACCGGAACACAGCGTCCAGCCCCCGCCGCCATCACTCTTCATCTGCCCGTCTGCTTCCTCCTCTTGTTGCCCTGACGCTCCACTCCTATGGCCGCTACAGCACCATCCCGGGACCCTGATTTGTGTCCTGTCTATGCATGCTGCCCCACCCCCCATTACATCGAGAGCCCCCAGAACAGGAACGATGACCACGCTGTAGTTTCATCTTATCGCAGGGCGCGTAGCCTCACCCAGATGTCTGTCCACGGACCATCCACTGAGTCTTTCGACTTTCTTAAACCTCCAGCCAGCCGGCAATAGGGAACGGCTCCTACGGTGCACACAGCTCAGGTGGAGGGGCCCTGAGAGCACTCCTCCCCTCCCACGGTCTCATGCAGGCTTAGGCACGTCCAGCCAGGGAACAGAGTCAATGGTATGGAAGGGTCCTAACCAGGGAGACAATTTCTGGCAAGCTCTAGGTGGGCCGGGGTGCAAACAGCCCCCCGCAGACACGGCAGGGCCAACAGGGTCTCAGACCACACTGCCTGGGGCGGCCCCCTGCAGGGCTCAGGGAGCAGGCAGTGGGAGTTTCCAAACAAATCTTGCacattttctcttcccctctaaTGCACCTCCGAAAACTTACAGCCTGGATAACATACCCGAATGGCTTTTACAATATTTCTACACAAGGGTTTCAGGCGAGGCACCTAGTACTTGGCAGTCCTTTCAGAATTCAGGCAGTGTGGTAGGCTCTGGGGGTCGCTGTCCTGGGCATGCTATACGGTGTAAAGAGTTGGCCCTGACCTGTAAAAGGGGGGCCATGACACCCCCTCTGGATTGTGAGTTTCGGCGTTCACTCCCCCACCAGCGAAGGTGTGGGACCCTCTTCCGTGCCTTGGGGAGCCAGCGCCTGCATCCTCGGAGCACGCTCCAGCAGACTCTGGGGGACCAGGCACCAACGGGGTCCCTGGAAACGGAGGAGTTCAATAGAGGTTTACTCCCATCCCTTCCCTTTGCACTAGGCCTGATGCCTGGTCGGTTCTCACTAGCTGGAGCATCCTTTAGAACCAGGCACGTAATCTCCAGCCTGGCAAGTGCTGGATAGGAGGGCGGACTCGAatggaattccagctctgccactttttaTACCAGCTGTATTTCTCCTACATATATATCCGCACTGTGCCTCTGTTTTGCTTAACCGTAAACTACtggataataatagttcctacttTACAGAACTGCTGAGAGTATGTTATAGGTAAAGCCGTGAAGATACAGTGTGGAACGCAGAAACTCTATGTCCTGTTGGTGGTGATTACtttgacgatgatgatgatgatgacgacagCTGCCTCAGTGATCTGCTACCCCTGCCGTGTGGAACCCAATCAAGAagcaggaagcagaggaagaTAAGCTTCTGAGCATCAGAACAGCAGACACCACATCCACGCATTGTGAAGCCGCGATGCTTTCCTCACAAGTCAAGGGAAGTCAGTGCACGAAGAACCTTGACGGTTCGCAGTAGCACTGGTCAGATAAGCCTGGTTTCTGCATGTCTGGTTTCCAAGGCCACCACAgaataaaatcaacaaaattaaaaggagaaaaaggaaggcaCGTGGTCAGTGGCGAGGAGTATCAAATGGCAGAGACGAAAGAGGAcagtaaaaaaaaccaaacataagaGCTCCGGGGACATTTGGTGCACAGCAAACAACTCCACAGCCATTGATGACCCCTGAAAACTTCCACGTTG
This window contains:
- the IGFBP2 gene encoding insulin-like growth factor-binding protein 2 isoform X3, with the translated sequence MNLLGGGGGAGRKPLKSGMKELAVFREKVTEQHRQMGKGGKHHLGLEEPKKLRPPPARTPCQQELDQVLERISTMRLPDERGPLEHLYSLHIPNCDKHGLYNLKQCKMSLNGQRGECWCVNPNTGKLIQGAPTIRGDPECHLFYNEQQGARGLHTQRMQ
- the IGFBP2 gene encoding insulin-like growth factor-binding protein 2 isoform X2, producing MSLKVLISHTDNGEDHSEGGLVENHVDGNMNLLGGGGGAGRKPLKSGMKELAVFREKVTEQHRQMGKGGKHHLGLEEPKKLRPPPARTPCQQELDQVLERISTMRLPDERGPLEHLYSLHIPNCDKHGLYNLKQCKMSLNGQRGECWCVNPNTGKLIQGAPTIRGDPECHLFYNEQQGARGLHTQRMQ
- the IGFBP2 gene encoding insulin-like growth factor-binding protein 2 isoform X1, whose protein sequence is MLPRLGGPALPLLPPLLLLLLGAGGGGRGARAEVLFRCPPCTSESLAACKPPPAAQPAAEAGPAGDARVPCELVREPGCGCCSVCARLEGERCGVYTPRCGQGLRCYPHPGSELPLRALVHGEGTCEKHGDAEYSASPEQVADNGEDHSEGGLVENHVDGNMNLLGGGGGAGRKPLKSGMKELAVFREKVTEQHRQMGKGGKHHLGLEEPKKLRPPPARTPCQQELDQVLERISTMRLPDERGPLEHLYSLHIPNCDKHGLYNLKQCKMSLNGQRGECWCVNPNTGKLIQGAPTIRGDPECHLFYNEQQGARGLHTQRMQ